From Nicotiana tabacum cultivar K326 chromosome 20, ASM71507v2, whole genome shotgun sequence, one genomic window encodes:
- the LOC107812058 gene encoding uncharacterized protein LOC107812058, with the protein MDQLSSKKRVRDNSAELEINSPEVKRLREDLLDDLYDPSEFCSSNHDLDSFMKSFEDEITTSPEPATARVSSDSGESQPELGYLLEASDDELGLPPATESETELVGVCSESAELSNELLGFDGEIPGYDPFDLGIVESEQYSANVIGEYVGLDGLFDHSDLGFGSGDFLWRPETLPAQ; encoded by the coding sequence atggatcAACTGAGTTCAAAAAAACGAGTTCGAGATAACTCGGCCGAGTTAGAGATCAACTCACCGGAGGTAAAGCGACTCAGAGAAGATCTGTTGGACGATTTATACGATCCCTCCGAGTTTTGTAGTTCAAATCATGATCTCGACTCGTTCATGAAAAGCTTCGAAGATGAAATCACGACTTCGCCGGAACCGGCGACGGCcagagtttcgtcggattccgggGAGTCTCAGCCGGAGTTAGGGTATCTTCTGGAAGCTTCGGATGATGAGCTTGGGCTACCTCCGGCGACTGAGTCGGAAACTGAGTTGGTCGGAGTTTGTTCTGAGTCGGCGGAACTCAGTAACGAGTTGCTAGGATTTGATGGGGAAATTCCGGGTTATGACCCGTTTGATTTGGGAATTGTTGAGTCGGAGCAATATAGTGCTAATGTTATTGGGGAATATGTGGGGTTAGATGGGTTGTTTGATCATTCGGATCTGGGTTTTGGGTCGGGTGATTTTCTTTGGAGACCCGAGACTTTACCCGCTCAATAG